A window from Nocardioides mesophilus encodes these proteins:
- a CDS encoding DUF664 domain-containing protein, giving the protein MAETPPARAEQPEDGDERSIVLGWLAFHRDALRSKCDALTPQQLVDRSADPSHLSLLGLVRHMAEMEHAYGSWPLEEDPDFQWVWGEYENDAEDDIDCTAADVDISFSTWIDERSKTDAAVARWPDLAAVSPNNKRSIRWNLAKLVGEYARHNGHADIIRERIDDQTGE; this is encoded by the coding sequence ATGGCAGAGACCCCACCCGCGCGAGCTGAGCAGCCAGAGGACGGAGATGAGCGCAGCATTGTCCTTGGCTGGCTGGCCTTTCACCGGGACGCCTTGCGCTCAAAGTGTGATGCTCTGACACCGCAGCAGCTTGTCGACCGGTCCGCTGATCCCTCTCACCTGTCCCTACTCGGCCTCGTGCGACACATGGCCGAGATGGAACACGCCTACGGCTCGTGGCCCTTGGAAGAAGACCCTGACTTCCAATGGGTTTGGGGCGAATACGAGAACGACGCCGAAGACGACATCGACTGCACCGCCGCCGACGTGGACATCTCCTTCTCGACGTGGATTGACGAACGTTCCAAGACGGACGCAGCCGTGGCCCGGTGGCCCGATCTGGCTGCAGTCAGCCCAAACAACAAGCGCAGCATCCGCTGGAACCTCGCGAAACTGGTCGGGGAGTACGCGCGGCACAACGGCCACGCAGACATCATCCGCGAAAGAATTGACGACCAGACCGGGGAATGA
- a CDS encoding aminoglycoside phosphotransferase family protein — translation MRVELAGRAHAVLKAVPRAYPSHLDETLRAQRVVEHMRRRGYPTPAWLGVGATATHVWHLMDYVDAAPASELTPSLMDQLMEIVELQAGQGSEPYDHWSYAWRVATGQESAVAGLDVNETPEQSHLRQSMAGLSGYSSSVSMLVERLWVACADVPPPRGAPDMVHADLATAGNVLVRDGAVVAVVDIGNAGSGTRAIDLTTLAWYTFQDPLLDGVRKRLWTKILYQVGWEGATVLAASQILHMLEIPIRHGGHDVVPGVVERGHRALDEVNALR, via the coding sequence ATGCGCGTCGAGTTGGCCGGAAGGGCACATGCGGTTCTCAAGGCAGTGCCTCGGGCATACCCGAGCCACCTGGACGAGACCTTGCGAGCCCAGCGAGTGGTCGAGCACATGCGTAGGCGCGGCTATCCCACTCCGGCCTGGCTCGGAGTGGGGGCCACAGCCACTCATGTGTGGCATCTGATGGACTACGTCGACGCGGCTCCCGCATCAGAGCTGACCCCGTCCTTGATGGATCAGCTGATGGAGATCGTTGAACTCCAGGCTGGCCAAGGCTCCGAGCCCTACGACCACTGGTCCTACGCCTGGCGGGTCGCCACCGGTCAGGAATCAGCTGTCGCCGGGCTGGATGTCAACGAGACACCCGAGCAGTCGCATCTGCGCCAGTCCATGGCCGGGCTCTCGGGGTATTCCTCGTCGGTGTCGATGTTGGTCGAGCGGCTGTGGGTCGCGTGTGCCGACGTCCCACCACCACGAGGGGCACCGGACATGGTCCATGCCGATCTCGCAACCGCCGGCAATGTCCTGGTCCGTGACGGAGCGGTGGTGGCGGTGGTGGACATTGGAAATGCTGGTAGCGGCACACGGGCGATCGATCTCACCACCCTCGCCTGGTACACGTTCCAGGATCCGCTACTGGACGGTGTCCGAAAGAGGCTCTGGACGAAAATCCTCTACCAGGTCGGCTGGGAGGGGGCGACGGTGCTCGCAGCGTCACAGATTCTCCACATGCTCGAGATCCCCATCCGCCACGGTGGCCACGATGTCGTTCCGGGTGTGGTCGAGCGCGGCCATCGCGCCCTCGACGAGGTGAACGCGCTCCGCTAG
- a CDS encoding NUDIX domain-containing protein, which yields MAKIDRSHIRVKAMLVASNDDTTAHAVSLHPPTKENPYGYHRLIGGGVELGEPHRDAIVREVDEELGAKIRDLTFLATFESIFRIDGVLGHEIVFLYGGRLDPHPALSGASLTETDGSVLPVVWRPIHDDQESLPLYPSASVAWVHSLTDWGGER from the coding sequence ATGGCGAAGATCGACCGCTCTCACATCCGAGTCAAGGCCATGCTCGTCGCTTCGAACGACGACACCACGGCACATGCCGTCAGCCTCCACCCTCCGACGAAAGAAAACCCCTATGGGTACCACCGCCTGATCGGTGGAGGCGTCGAACTAGGCGAGCCGCATCGTGATGCCATAGTGCGCGAGGTAGACGAGGAACTCGGGGCAAAGATCCGGGACCTCACCTTCCTCGCCACGTTCGAGAGCATCTTCCGCATTGACGGCGTGCTCGGTCACGAGATCGTATTCCTCTACGGCGGTCGGCTCGACCCTCACCCCGCGCTGAGTGGTGCCTCCCTCACCGAGACCGATGGCAGTGTGCTGCCCGTTGTTTGGCGCCCTATCCACGACGATCAAGAGTCGCTGCCCCTGTATCCCAGCGCATCCGTCGCTTGGGTGCACAGCCTCACTGACTGGGGTGGCGAACGATAG
- a CDS encoding GNAT family N-acetyltransferase — MSVTTIVANSADLPFLEEVDTRLSPDTIADLVSIGRMMVVKVDGDAVGFLRWGMFWDQLPFMNLLWVLPDWRGQGVGTTLVEAWEKSQLAAGRDLVLTSTMSNEKSQHFYRRLGYVDTGALLLPGEPAELILRKPLAQ, encoded by the coding sequence GTGAGCGTGACCACGATTGTGGCGAATAGTGCCGACCTTCCCTTCCTCGAAGAGGTCGACACACGACTCTCTCCCGACACCATTGCCGACCTCGTGTCTATAGGGCGGATGATGGTCGTCAAGGTCGACGGAGACGCCGTGGGCTTCTTGCGTTGGGGCATGTTCTGGGACCAGCTCCCGTTCATGAACTTGCTCTGGGTCCTGCCCGATTGGCGGGGTCAAGGAGTCGGCACGACGTTGGTTGAAGCGTGGGAGAAGTCCCAACTTGCCGCCGGTCGCGACCTGGTGCTCACCTCGACCATGTCGAACGAGAAGTCCCAGCACTTCTACCGACGGCTGGGCTATGTAGACACCGGAGCCCTCCTGCTACCGGGCGAACCGGCTGAACTCATCCTCCGGAAACCGCTTGCCCAGTAA
- a CDS encoding VOC family protein, translated as MGGHHIDVGQAPDAGFVVLADPGGNEMCVIEPRNSFLAGTGPLGEVTCDGTRDVGLFWRDALDWPLVWDEDEETAVQSPLGGTKISWGGPPVAPRLGRKRQRLDLVAADLGTEVDRLVSLGATRLTDLVDGVELADPDGNEFGLRAL; from the coding sequence TTGGGCGGTCATCACATCGACGTCGGTCAGGCTCCCGATGCCGGCTTCGTCGTCCTGGCCGACCCGGGCGGCAACGAGATGTGCGTGATCGAGCCGCGGAACAGTTTCCTGGCCGGAACCGGCCCCCTCGGCGAGGTCACGTGCGACGGCACCCGGGACGTCGGCCTGTTCTGGCGCGATGCGCTGGACTGGCCGCTGGTGTGGGACGAGGACGAAGAGACCGCAGTCCAGTCGCCGCTCGGAGGCACCAAGATCTCCTGGGGCGGTCCGCCGGTCGCGCCCAGACTCGGACGGAAGCGGCAGCGGTTGGATCTGGTGGCAGCAGACCTCGGCACCGAGGTCGACCGGCTCGTGTCCCTGGGCGCGACCCGGTTGACCGATCTCGTTGACGGCGTCGAGCTCGCGGACCCGGACGGCAACGAGTTCGGCCTGCGCGCGCTCTAG
- a CDS encoding acyltransferase family protein: MTTPATTQPTPPPTGASAVARSPQPASGRPSSRDAYFDNAKLVLVTLVVVGHAWTLIPDTSSSAPTYYALYAFHVPAFVLVTGYLSRGFRFTGSHLRKLATTVVVPYLVFESLLALFRVTVGGEHLGSTLYLDPHWPMWYLAVLFTWRLATPLLRRVRQPMLLAVVVCLLGGIYTGDTLDLARAMGLLPFFVAGLTMRREQFTWLARPRVRVFAAAALVTALVVATFVAGPLSKEWLYWRTGYADLGVGVAEGMAARLVLLVVAGVLALSALSLIPTTHRWFTTMGSASLVVYLFHGFAVKSASYAGVGGLAEQDPVTAFVLITLAAVGLSLLLAATPVARRLNALIDPISTVSTGLPGPVDPAEQRLRTQAQLALAPRRPNRLV; encoded by the coding sequence ATGACGACGCCCGCGACCACGCAGCCGACCCCGCCACCGACCGGGGCGTCCGCGGTGGCCCGCTCGCCACAGCCCGCCTCCGGCCGGCCCTCCTCGCGGGACGCCTACTTCGACAACGCCAAGCTCGTGCTGGTCACCCTGGTCGTCGTCGGACACGCCTGGACGCTGATCCCCGACACGTCGTCCTCGGCGCCGACCTACTACGCGCTCTATGCGTTCCATGTGCCGGCCTTCGTGCTCGTCACCGGCTACCTCTCCCGCGGCTTCCGCTTCACCGGCAGTCACCTGCGCAAGCTGGCGACCACCGTGGTGGTGCCCTACCTTGTGTTCGAGTCGCTGCTGGCGCTGTTCCGCGTCACCGTCGGTGGGGAGCACCTCGGCAGCACGCTGTACCTCGACCCGCACTGGCCGATGTGGTACCTCGCGGTCCTGTTCACCTGGCGGCTCGCCACCCCGCTGCTGCGCCGGGTGCGACAGCCGATGCTGCTCGCGGTCGTGGTCTGCCTGCTGGGCGGGATCTACACCGGCGACACCCTCGACCTGGCCCGTGCGATGGGGCTGCTGCCGTTCTTCGTGGCGGGGCTGACGATGCGCCGGGAGCAGTTCACCTGGCTGGCCCGGCCCCGGGTGCGCGTGTTCGCCGCGGCGGCGCTGGTCACCGCGCTGGTCGTGGCCACCTTCGTCGCCGGACCGTTGAGCAAGGAGTGGCTCTACTGGCGCACCGGCTACGCCGACCTCGGCGTGGGCGTCGCGGAAGGCATGGCGGCCCGGCTGGTGCTGCTGGTCGTGGCCGGCGTGCTGGCGCTCAGCGCGCTGTCGCTGATCCCGACCACGCACCGCTGGTTCACGACGATGGGCTCGGCCAGCCTGGTCGTCTACCTCTTCCACGGCTTCGCGGTGAAGAGCGCGTCGTACGCCGGGGTCGGCGGCCTGGCCGAGCAGGACCCGGTCACCGCCTTCGTGCTGATCACCCTGGCCGCCGTCGGCCTCTCGCTGCTGCTCGCCGCGACTCCGGTCGCCCGCCGGCTGAACGCCCTGATCGACCCGATCAGCACGGTGTCCACCGGGCTGCCCGGACCGGTCGACCCGGCCGAGCAACGGCTGCGGACCCAGGCCCAGCTGGCGCTGGCTCCGCGGCGGCCCAACCGGCTCGTCTGA
- a CDS encoding NUDIX hydrolase: protein MDQDPAPPRRQRIAAYAVLTRDGEILLTRMSGRTRIQGRWTLPGGGIDHGEDPREALRREVLEETGLDVHPGQVADVHSTHFTGPRSDGLVEDYHGVHLIFWATVDPASEGVAPRVVEVGGSTEHAAWVPLEEAERLDLLSAARHALALLRREVSP, encoded by the coding sequence ATGGACCAGGACCCGGCGCCACCCCGGCGGCAGCGGATCGCGGCGTACGCCGTGCTCACGCGCGACGGGGAGATCCTGCTGACCCGCATGTCGGGGCGCACTCGGATCCAGGGCCGGTGGACGCTGCCCGGAGGGGGCATCGACCACGGCGAGGACCCGCGCGAGGCGCTGCGCCGCGAGGTGCTCGAGGAGACCGGCCTGGACGTGCACCCGGGACAGGTCGCGGACGTGCACAGCACCCACTTCACCGGGCCGCGCTCCGACGGGCTGGTCGAGGACTACCACGGCGTGCACCTGATCTTCTGGGCGACCGTGGACCCGGCCTCGGAGGGCGTGGCCCCCCGGGTGGTCGAGGTCGGCGGCTCCACCGAGCACGCCGCGTGGGTGCCGTTGGAGGAGGCCGAGCGGCTCGACCTGCTCTCCGCCGCCCGGCACGCCCTGGCCCTGCTGCGACGAGAGGTCTCCCCATGA
- a CDS encoding hydroxyacid-oxoacid transhydrogenase, translated as MSATAFPPPERPESVFTYGAPQLKFGAGCSDEIGVDLAAYGVHRVLVVTDAGVAATGHPQRVADQMAAFGIEAQVFDGVHVEPTDASISAAVEHARGTGPWDAFVAVGGGSAIDTAKAVNLLTTNPGELMDYVNVPVGQGRSPVNPLAPLVAVPTTTGTGSESTTVCVLDVLEQQVKTGISHPRLRPTLAVVDPRLTMSQPSGVTAACGMDILCHALESWTARPYTSFEHKEPGGRVPYCGANPIADMWAERAMRLLAGSFRTAVRHGEDEQAREQMALAATFAGMGFGNAGVHLPHANAYPVAGQVRDFHPEGYPAGHAMVPHGMAVALTAPASFRFTFDADPDRHVRAAELLAPGADRRGDPWDLLPTVLAELMRDIGLPNGLGEIGYGEADVDTLVGGTMKQQRLLAIAPRPVSEDDVAAVLRDSLEIW; from the coding sequence ATGAGCGCGACCGCGTTCCCGCCGCCCGAGCGGCCCGAGTCGGTGTTCACCTACGGCGCCCCCCAGCTCAAGTTCGGCGCCGGCTGCTCCGACGAGATCGGCGTCGACCTGGCGGCGTACGGCGTCCACAGGGTCCTCGTCGTCACCGACGCCGGGGTCGCCGCCACCGGGCACCCGCAACGGGTCGCCGACCAGATGGCGGCCTTCGGCATCGAGGCGCAGGTCTTCGACGGGGTGCACGTGGAGCCCACCGACGCGAGCATCTCCGCGGCCGTGGAACACGCCCGGGGCACCGGCCCGTGGGACGCCTTCGTCGCCGTCGGCGGTGGCTCCGCGATCGACACCGCCAAGGCGGTCAACCTGCTGACCACCAACCCCGGCGAGCTGATGGACTACGTCAACGTGCCGGTGGGGCAGGGCCGCTCGCCGGTGAACCCGCTGGCGCCGCTGGTGGCGGTGCCCACGACCACCGGCACCGGCAGCGAGAGCACCACGGTCTGCGTCCTGGACGTGCTCGAGCAGCAGGTGAAGACCGGCATCAGCCACCCGCGGCTTCGACCCACCCTCGCCGTCGTGGACCCCCGGCTGACGATGAGCCAGCCGTCCGGGGTCACCGCCGCCTGCGGCATGGACATCTTGTGCCACGCGCTGGAGAGCTGGACCGCGCGGCCGTACACCTCCTTCGAGCACAAGGAGCCGGGCGGCCGGGTGCCCTACTGCGGCGCGAACCCGATCGCCGACATGTGGGCCGAGCGGGCAATGCGCCTGCTCGCCGGGTCGTTCCGCACCGCGGTCCGCCACGGGGAGGACGAGCAGGCGCGCGAGCAGATGGCGCTGGCCGCGACCTTCGCGGGGATGGGCTTCGGAAACGCCGGGGTCCACCTGCCGCACGCCAACGCCTACCCGGTGGCCGGCCAGGTCCGCGACTTCCACCCCGAGGGCTACCCGGCCGGGCACGCGATGGTGCCGCACGGGATGGCGGTGGCGCTCACCGCACCGGCCTCCTTCCGGTTCACCTTCGACGCCGACCCGGACCGGCACGTGCGCGCCGCGGAGCTGCTGGCGCCCGGCGCCGACCGTCGCGGCGACCCCTGGGACCTTCTGCCGACGGTGCTGGCCGAGCTGATGCGCGACATCGGGCTGCCGAACGGCCTCGGCGAGATCGGCTACGGCGAGGCCGACGTGGACACACTGGTCGGCGGCACGATGAAGCAGCAGCGGCTGCTCGCCATCGCCCCGCGGCCGGTGTCCGAGGACGACGTGGCAGCCGTGCTGCGCGACTCGTTGGAGATCTGGTGA
- a CDS encoding FAD-binding and (Fe-S)-binding domain-containing protein, whose product MYSTDASLYRVPPQVVVRPRDVDELVAAVEVARSSRTPLTMRGAGTSIAGNAVGPGIVVDTARHLHKIHEVDPAARTARVEPGVVHASLQRAATPHALRFGPDPSTHTRCTIGGMIGNNACGSRALGYGRTSDNVVALDVLTGTGQRLLLGEGAAGVPELDALVDAHLATVRTEMGRFGRQVSGYSLEHLLPENGRRLDRFLVGSEGTLAVVLGATVRLVEDAPHRALAVLGYPSMPAAADAVPTLLHHPLVACEGLGQRIVDVVRARRGTVPPLPRGEGWLFAEVTGATRAEAEALAAAVVADSGALDARVVSDPREAAALWRIREDGAGLAAISLDRPAHAGWEDAAVPPDRLGAYLRDFEDLLRTSGLDGVPYGHFGDGCVHVRIDFELADPAGRGRFREFLGDAARLVASYGGTLSGEHGDGRARSELLPLMYSAEVIDLFARVKGVLDPAGVLNPGVLVDPRPVDADLRLATPLRSVPRALQWAHDNGSVAAAVHRCTGVGKCLAAPTGSVMCPSYQATREEKDSTRGRARVLQEMVEGSVVTGGWASPEVHEALDLCLACKGCAHDCPTGVDMATWKVEALHQRYRGKLRPRGHYALGALPRWLRLGAPVAPLAARALEVPLVQWLAKAVAGVDQRRGLPVPAAEPFRGRSRRTTYDLDDEQPDVAIWADTFTDRFDPAGAQAAVRVLEAAGLRVGVVGARACCGLTWFSTGQLGAARREMERTVAVLGEYAERGVPVVALEPSCLATLRSDAVELLGADTELGRAAAAVARNTRTLAEQLEATPGWVPPDLTGTEVLVQPHCHHASILGWEADARVLARTGARVTRVDGCCGLAGNWGVEQGHHDVSVAVAETHLLPAVRAAAPGTVLLADGFSCRTQLDDLAGVRASHLAELLGQVPTGPAAAPTHTASGPGPF is encoded by the coding sequence ATGTACTCCACCGACGCCTCGCTCTACCGGGTGCCGCCGCAGGTGGTCGTGCGGCCGCGCGACGTCGACGAGCTGGTGGCGGCGGTCGAGGTGGCCCGCTCCTCCCGCACCCCGCTGACGATGCGCGGCGCCGGCACCTCCATCGCCGGCAACGCGGTCGGCCCCGGCATCGTGGTCGACACCGCCCGGCACCTGCACAAGATCCACGAGGTCGACCCCGCCGCCCGCACCGCCCGGGTGGAGCCCGGGGTGGTGCACGCGTCGCTGCAGCGGGCCGCGACGCCGCACGCCCTGCGCTTCGGGCCGGATCCCTCGACCCACACCCGCTGCACCATCGGCGGGATGATCGGCAACAACGCCTGCGGGTCCCGGGCGCTGGGCTACGGCCGCACCTCCGACAACGTGGTGGCGCTCGACGTGCTCACCGGCACCGGGCAGCGGCTGCTCCTGGGCGAGGGGGCCGCCGGCGTTCCGGAGCTCGACGCGCTGGTGGACGCGCACCTCGCCACCGTCCGCACCGAGATGGGCCGCTTCGGCCGGCAGGTGTCCGGCTACTCCCTCGAGCACCTGCTGCCCGAGAACGGCCGGCGGCTGGACCGGTTCCTGGTCGGCTCCGAGGGCACCCTCGCGGTGGTGCTCGGCGCGACCGTCCGTCTGGTCGAGGACGCCCCGCACCGTGCCCTGGCGGTGCTCGGCTACCCGTCGATGCCGGCGGCGGCGGACGCCGTACCCACCCTGCTGCACCACCCGCTGGTCGCCTGCGAGGGGCTCGGCCAACGGATCGTCGACGTGGTCAGGGCGCGCCGGGGCACCGTGCCGCCGCTGCCGCGTGGCGAGGGCTGGCTGTTCGCCGAGGTCACCGGTGCTACCCGCGCCGAGGCGGAGGCGCTGGCCGCCGCGGTGGTCGCCGACTCCGGGGCCCTGGACGCCCGGGTGGTCAGCGACCCGCGCGAGGCCGCCGCGCTGTGGCGGATCCGTGAGGACGGCGCCGGGCTCGCCGCGATCAGCCTCGACCGCCCGGCGCACGCCGGGTGGGAGGACGCCGCGGTGCCACCGGACCGGCTGGGCGCCTACCTGCGCGACTTCGAGGACCTGCTGCGCACCTCCGGGCTCGACGGGGTGCCCTACGGCCACTTCGGCGACGGCTGCGTGCACGTCCGCATCGACTTCGAGCTCGCCGACCCGGCCGGCCGGGGCCGGTTCCGGGAGTTCCTCGGCGACGCGGCCCGGCTGGTCGCGTCCTACGGCGGCACTCTGTCGGGGGAGCACGGCGACGGCCGCGCCCGCTCCGAGCTGCTGCCGCTGATGTACTCCGCGGAGGTGATCGACCTCTTCGCCCGGGTCAAGGGGGTGCTCGACCCCGCCGGCGTGCTGAACCCCGGCGTGCTGGTCGACCCGCGCCCGGTCGACGCGGACCTGCGGCTCGCGACGCCGCTGCGCAGCGTCCCGCGGGCCCTGCAGTGGGCGCACGACAACGGCTCCGTGGCCGCCGCCGTGCACCGCTGCACGGGGGTCGGCAAGTGCCTGGCCGCGCCGACCGGCTCGGTGATGTGCCCCTCCTACCAGGCCACCCGCGAGGAGAAGGACTCCACCCGCGGCCGGGCCCGGGTGCTGCAGGAGATGGTCGAGGGCTCAGTGGTCACCGGCGGCTGGGCCTCCCCCGAGGTGCACGAGGCGCTGGACCTCTGCCTGGCCTGCAAGGGCTGCGCCCACGACTGCCCCACCGGGGTGGACATGGCGACCTGGAAGGTCGAGGCGCTGCACCAGCGCTACCGGGGCAAGCTGCGCCCGCGCGGCCACTACGCGCTCGGGGCGCTGCCGCGGTGGCTGCGCCTCGGTGCCCCGGTGGCGCCGCTGGCGGCCCGCGCGCTGGAGGTCCCGTTGGTGCAGTGGCTGGCCAAGGCGGTGGCCGGCGTCGACCAGCGCCGCGGGCTGCCGGTGCCGGCCGCCGAGCCGTTCCGCGGCCGGTCCCGGCGGACGACGTACGACCTGGACGACGAGCAGCCGGACGTGGCGATCTGGGCCGACACCTTCACCGACCGCTTCGATCCGGCGGGTGCCCAGGCTGCGGTCAGGGTCCTGGAGGCGGCCGGCCTCCGTGTCGGGGTCGTCGGGGCCCGCGCCTGCTGCGGGCTGACCTGGTTCAGCACCGGCCAGCTCGGCGCGGCCCGGCGCGAGATGGAGCGGACCGTCGCGGTGCTGGGGGAGTACGCCGAGCGCGGCGTCCCGGTGGTGGCTCTCGAGCCGTCCTGCCTGGCCACGCTGCGCTCCGACGCCGTGGAGCTGCTCGGCGCCGACACCGAGCTGGGCCGGGCGGCCGCCGCGGTGGCGCGCAACACCCGCACCCTCGCCGAGCAGCTCGAGGCCACCCCGGGCTGGGTGCCGCCGGACCTGACCGGCACCGAGGTGCTCGTGCAGCCGCACTGCCACCACGCGAGCATCCTCGGCTGGGAGGCCGACGCCCGGGTGCTGGCGCGCACCGGCGCCCGGGTCACCCGGGTGGACGGCTGCTGCGGGCTGGCCGGGAACTGGGGGGTCGAGCAGGGGCACCACGACGTCTCGGTCGCCGTCGCGGAGACCCACCTGCTGCCCGCCGTGCGGGCCGCGGCGCCGGGCACGGTGCTGCTCGCCGACGGCTTCTCCTGCCGCACCCAGCTCGACGACCTGGCCGGCGTACGCGCCTCCCACCTCGCCGAGCTGCTCGGCCAGGTCCCGACCGGGCCGGCGGCAGCGCCGACCCATACCGCATCCGGGCCGGGGCCGTTTTGA
- the rpsL gene encoding 30S ribosomal protein S12, with translation MPTIQQLVRKGRQDKVSKNKTPALKGSPQRRGVCTRVYTTTPKKPNSALRKVARVRLSSGVEVTAYIPGVGHNLQEHSIVLVRGGRVKDLPGVRYKIIRGSLDTQGVKNRKQARSRYGAKKEKS, from the coding sequence GTGCCCACCATCCAGCAGTTGGTCCGCAAGGGCCGCCAGGACAAGGTGTCGAAGAACAAGACGCCCGCTCTGAAGGGATCGCCTCAGCGGCGCGGCGTGTGCACGCGTGTCTACACGACCACCCCGAAGAAGCCGAACTCCGCCCTGCGCAAGGTCGCCCGTGTGCGCCTGTCCAGCGGCGTCGAGGTCACGGCCTACATCCCGGGTGTCGGCCACAACCTCCAGGAGCACTCGATCGTGCTCGTGCGTGGCGGCCGGGTGAAGGACCTCCCCGGTGTCCGCTACAAGATCATTCGCGGCTCGCTCGACACCCAGGGTGTCAAGAACCGCAAGCAGGCTCGCAGCCGTTACGGCGCGAAGAAGGAGAAGAGCTAA
- the rpsG gene encoding 30S ribosomal protein S7, with product MPRKGPAPKRPIDVDPVYGSPVVTQLVSKILQDGKKQTAQRIVYGALEGAREKTGTDPVVTLKRALDNIRPALEVRSRRVGGATYQVPVEVRAVRQTTLALRWLVEYSQARREKTMAERLMNEILDASNGLGAAVKRREDTHKMAESNKAFAHYRW from the coding sequence ATGCCGCGCAAGGGCCCCGCTCCCAAGCGTCCGATCGACGTCGACCCGGTCTACGGCAGCCCCGTCGTGACCCAGCTGGTCAGCAAGATCCTGCAGGACGGCAAGAAGCAGACCGCGCAGCGCATCGTCTACGGCGCCCTCGAGGGTGCTCGCGAGAAGACCGGCACCGACCCGGTCGTCACGCTGAAGCGCGCGCTGGACAACATCCGTCCCGCGCTGGAGGTCCGCAGCCGTCGAGTCGGCGGCGCGACCTACCAGGTCCCCGTCGAGGTCCGGGCCGTGCGCCAGACCACGCTCGCGCTGCGCTGGCTGGTGGAGTACTCCCAGGCCCGCCGCGAGAAGACGATGGCCGAGCGCCTCATGAACGAGATCCTCGACGCCTCCAACGGCCTCGGTGCCGCTGTGAAGCGCCGCGAGGACACCCACAAGATGGCCGAGTCCAACAAGGCCTTCGCGCACTACCGCTGGTGA